TTCATGGCGGGGCCAAGTTCCGCAATACTCGCTTCCCGCCGCAGGTAGGGGATGATTCCCGTGCTTCGTGAAGCGGCGCGCAAGGGTTGTGGGAAAACGGGGGACGGCTTTCACGAAACAGGGATCGAAGCGCCTGACGTCCGTTGTGCGAGAGAAAAGGACGATGATGTAAAATTTACTCGCGGGTATACGAAAAATCATGCGGTCGATGGACCCGTGCGGCGGAGTCTTGCCGTTCTCCCGGAGGGGCAGCGATCAGGCCGATAGTAGGAAGCGGAAGGGAGGCCGGGAGGCGGGACGGCGGTAAAAGGAGGGTTCCCGATGAAAATCGACAGTCCGGAAGCCTACGTGGAAAGCCTGCGGGCGCTGCAGAGGCGCATCTATCTACTGGGCGAGCGGGTGGAAAACCCGGTGGATCACCCCATGATCCGGCCCTCCATGAACGCCATGGCCGAGACCTACAACCGGGGCGACGAGCCGGAGGCGGAGGAACTGCTCTTCGCCGTGTCCCACCTCACAGGTAAGCGCATCAGCCGCTTCACCCATATCCACCAGGATACCGACGACCTGGTGAAGAAGGTGCTCATGCAGCGCCTGCTCGGGCGCCGCACGGCCACCTGCTTCCAGCGCTGCGTGGGCATGGACGGCTTCAACGCCCTCTACTCGGTGACCTACGAGTGCGACCAGGAGCACGGGACGGAATACCACGAGCGCTTCAAGGAATATCTCCGCTTCATCCAGGAGGAGAACCTGGTGGTGGACGGGGCCATGACCGACGTCAAAGGCGACCGCGGCCTGCGCCCCGCGGAGCAGCAGGATCCGGATCTATTCGTGCGCGTGGTGGAACGCCGACCCGAGGGCATCGTGGTCCGGGGGGCCAAGGCCCACCAGACGGGGGCCCTCAACTCCCACCACATCCTGGTCATGCCCACCACGGCCATGCGCAAAGAAGAGGCGGATTACGCCGTCTCTTTCGCCGTCCCCGCCGACGCGGAGGGGATAACCTTCGTCCTGGGGCGCCAGCCCTCGGACACCCGCAAGCTGGAGGGAAGTCCGCTGGACGTAGGAAACCCAAGATATGGAAGCCAGGAGGCCCTCATCATCTTCGACGACGTCTTCGTCCCCTGGGAGCGGGTCTTCATGTGCGGCGAGTACGACCAGAGCGGGAAGGTGGTGGAGCGCTTCGCCGCCTACCACCGCCAGAGCTACGGGGGCTGCAAGGTGGGAGTGGGCGACGTCCTGGTGGGGGCGGCCCAGTTGGCCGCCGTCTACCAGGGCGTGGAGGGGGCCAGCCACGTGCGGGACAAGATAACGGAGATGATCCACCTCAACGAGACCCTGTTCTCCTGCGGCATCGCCTGCAGTGCCCGCGGCGTGCCCACCCCCTCCGGGTGCTACTTGGTGGACGTGCTCCTGGCCAACGTGTGCAAGCAGAACGTGACCCGCTTCCCCTTCGAGATTGCCCGCCTCCTGCAGGACATCGCCGGCGGCCTGGTGGTGACCATGCCCTCCCAGAAGGACTTCGAGAACCCGGAGATAGCGCCTTACCTGGAGAAATACCTCCGGGGCTCGGCGGACATACCCACCATGGACCGCATCAAGGTCCTCAAGTTCATCGAGAACATGACCGTGGGTTGCGGGGCTGCCGCTTACCTCACGGAGAGCATCCACGGGGCGGGTTCTCCCCAGGCCCAGCGCATCATGATCCGGCGCCTGGCCGACCTGGAGGACAAGGTCAAGCTGGTCAAGCGCCTGGTGGACCTGGACTGATCGCGGGGCCCTCATGCCGGTTCAGGAGAAGGGGGGAATCTTTTGATTTCCAGAAAATGCCTGCTCCTCGTCCTCGGCGCGCTGGCCTCCGCCGCGGTCGTCGCCCTGTTGCTGGTGCGCGGGCCGGGAGGAACGGGCGGGGATTCCCGGAATGACGCGGCACACCGGGAGGCACAGGAGGAACCTCCGGCCTCGGAGGGGGAGGTGGAAAGCTCCGGGCCGGAGCAGGGAGCCCGAGAAGGAGGCGGCTTCAGCGTGGTCCCCGAGGGGGAAGGGGAAAGCCAGGCGGTGGTTATCAGTTTCCCGGACCCGTTGAGCTGGGAGGAAGCGGCGCCCGTGGAGGAGCTGTCGGGCATCTGCGGCCGCTGGGTCCTGGAGATGGAGGGTGAACCCTTCACCTTGAAGAACTGTCACCTCCTACTGGGCGAGGACGGCGGCATCGCCCTGCCTCCCGATTACATCGGCGTCATCAAGTTGATGGACGGTCGTTACGCCTGGGATGCGGGCAGCGGGAGCTTTCGAGCCCAGGCGGACCTGGTTCTCAAGACCGGCCCCGGGACCGGACAGGTCCCGTTGCGATTGAACCTTGAGGGAACGGTATCCGTTTCCCGGCGGGAGATCACCGGGAGCTACCAGGCGATCCCCGGCGGGGAGGCCTACGCTCCCTACGCACAACAGGGAGGCTTCCTCTTGCGGCGGTGAGATCTTCCTTTTCGGTCGAGGAACCAGACACCGGCGAGGGGGACGAAGGCTGTCGGTGGCGGGGCTATCCTTGAACATGGGGAAGGATTTTCGTCTGGCCGGCTGAATTAATAAGCGAAACATGCTATACTTTTTACACCAGCGAGGGGAATGCACGCGGCGCGGCCTTCCCACGAAGGGGAGGCGAGGGGGAGGTGATGTGGAATTTGCAAACTGCCAGGCTGCATTTTTATTAAATGGTCCGGAAACGGGTTGGGGCAGGGATTCCAGTAAGATCGCAGTATCTTTCTCGTTGGATCACAGCATCTTCCACGCCGAGTCATGCTTCCGCGGTAGCCGACGGTCCCGGTACGGGAAAGGAAAAATCAAGGCGTTCAAACCCTGGAGATATCGCGACAACCGTTTCCGGGAAGGGCAGGAAGCAGCAGGACCGGGGCTGAACCCGGTAACCGGATTTCCGA
The sequence above is a segment of the Actinomycetota bacterium genome. Coding sequences within it:
- a CDS encoding 4-hydroxyphenylacetate 3-hydroxylase family protein, which translates into the protein MKIDSPEAYVESLRALQRRIYLLGERVENPVDHPMIRPSMNAMAETYNRGDEPEAEELLFAVSHLTGKRISRFTHIHQDTDDLVKKVLMQRLLGRRTATCFQRCVGMDGFNALYSVTYECDQEHGTEYHERFKEYLRFIQEENLVVDGAMTDVKGDRGLRPAEQQDPDLFVRVVERRPEGIVVRGAKAHQTGALNSHHILVMPTTAMRKEEADYAVSFAVPADAEGITFVLGRQPSDTRKLEGSPLDVGNPRYGSQEALIIFDDVFVPWERVFMCGEYDQSGKVVERFAAYHRQSYGGCKVGVGDVLVGAAQLAAVYQGVEGASHVRDKITEMIHLNETLFSCGIACSARGVPTPSGCYLVDVLLANVCKQNVTRFPFEIARLLQDIAGGLVVTMPSQKDFENPEIAPYLEKYLRGSADIPTMDRIKVLKFIENMTVGCGAAAYLTESIHGAGSPQAQRIMIRRLADLEDKVKLVKRLVDLD